Proteins encoded in a region of the Streptomyces sp. NBC_00258 genome:
- a CDS encoding 5'-3' exonuclease: MRGVTQQTQQPRRTMLLDTASLYFRAYFGVPDSVRAPDGTPVNAVRGLLEFIDRLVKDHRPDDLIACMDADWRPQWRVDLIPSYKAHRVAQETEVGPDEEEVPDTLSPQVPVIEAVLDALGIARVGVAGYEADDVIGTFAGRATGPVDIVTGDRDLYQLVDDKRGVRVLYPLKGVGMLQLTDEAWLREKYGVDGAGYATLALLRGDPSDGLPGVPGIGEKTAAKLLAEFGDLAGIMAAVDDPKAKLTPSQRKRLDESRPYVAVAPEVVRVAGDVPLPDVTTALPHTPRDPAALEELATRWGLGGSLARLLTTLRS; this comes from the coding sequence ATGCGAGGCGTGACGCAGCAGACACAGCAGCCCCGGCGAACCATGCTCCTCGACACCGCTTCCCTGTACTTCCGGGCCTATTTCGGGGTCCCGGATTCCGTGCGGGCCCCGGACGGCACACCGGTGAACGCCGTGCGGGGTCTGCTCGAGTTCATCGACCGGCTGGTGAAGGACCACCGCCCGGACGATCTGATCGCCTGCATGGACGCGGACTGGCGGCCCCAGTGGCGGGTCGACCTGATCCCCTCGTACAAGGCGCATCGCGTCGCCCAGGAGACCGAGGTCGGTCCGGACGAGGAGGAGGTGCCCGACACGCTCTCGCCCCAGGTGCCGGTCATCGAGGCGGTCCTGGACGCGCTGGGCATCGCGCGCGTGGGCGTGGCGGGGTACGAGGCGGACGACGTGATCGGGACGTTCGCCGGCCGCGCCACGGGCCCGGTCGACATCGTCACCGGCGACCGCGACCTGTACCAACTGGTCGACGACAAGCGCGGGGTGCGCGTGCTGTACCCGCTCAAGGGCGTCGGCATGCTCCAGCTCACGGACGAGGCCTGGCTGCGCGAGAAGTACGGCGTCGACGGCGCGGGGTACGCGACTCTGGCGCTGCTGCGCGGCGACCCGAGCGACGGTCTGCCGGGCGTGCCGGGCATCGGCGAGAAGACGGCCGCCAAGCTGCTGGCCGAGTTCGGGGACCTGGCCGGGATCATGGCGGCGGTCGACGACCCGAAGGCCAAGCTCACACCGTCCCAGCGCAAGCGTCTCGACGAGTCCCGGCCGTACGTCGCCGTCGCGCCCGAGGTCGTCCGGGTGGCCGGAGACGTACCCTTGCCGGACGTGACCACCGCGCTGCCCCACACGCCGCGCGATCCGGCAGCTCTGGAGGAGCTCGCGACACGCTGGGGCCTGGGTGGTTCGCTGGCGCGACTGCTGACGACACTCCGCAGTTGA
- a CDS encoding quaternary amine ABC transporter ATP-binding protein, whose protein sequence is MSSRLQAEQLYKVFGRRPGEAVERLRGGADREELRADGTTAAVIDASFTVEPGEIFVVMGLSGSGKSTLLRMLNGLLEPTAGRVVFDGQELTALNDREMREVRSKKVSMVFQHFALFPHRSVLENAAYGLEVQGVPRAEREERATKALVLAGLAGWEKSWPDELSGGMQQRVGLARALATDADLLLMDESFSALDPLIRRDMQDQLIELQKKLKKTIVFITHDLNEAMRLGDRIAVMRDGSIVQIGTAEDILVRPANDYVASFTKDVDRSRVLTASSVMDTELRGDEADCGCETARPDSSFGELCAISARLAHPVAVVDKKGKLLGVVPRQRLVGFLGDEQGEPVPCDTPRDKTVKAVKAGA, encoded by the coding sequence GTGTCATCCAGGCTGCAGGCGGAACAGCTCTACAAAGTGTTCGGCAGACGACCCGGCGAGGCGGTCGAGCGACTGCGCGGGGGAGCCGACCGTGAGGAACTGCGCGCGGACGGCACCACGGCCGCGGTGATCGACGCGTCGTTCACGGTCGAACCGGGCGAGATCTTCGTCGTCATGGGCCTGTCGGGATCCGGCAAGTCCACCTTGCTGCGCATGCTCAACGGACTCCTGGAGCCGACCGCGGGACGCGTGGTCTTCGACGGGCAGGAACTGACCGCGCTCAACGACCGTGAGATGCGCGAGGTCCGCTCCAAGAAGGTCAGCATGGTCTTCCAGCACTTCGCGCTCTTCCCGCACCGCAGCGTCCTGGAGAACGCCGCGTACGGCCTCGAGGTGCAGGGCGTGCCGCGCGCCGAGCGCGAGGAGCGCGCCACCAAGGCCCTGGTGCTGGCCGGACTCGCCGGCTGGGAGAAGTCCTGGCCCGACGAGCTGTCCGGCGGTATGCAGCAGCGCGTGGGCCTCGCCCGGGCGCTCGCCACCGACGCCGACCTGCTGCTGATGGACGAGTCCTTCAGCGCGCTCGACCCGCTGATCCGCCGCGACATGCAGGACCAGCTGATCGAGCTCCAGAAGAAGCTCAAGAAGACCATCGTCTTCATCACCCACGACCTCAACGAGGCCATGCGCCTGGGCGACCGCATCGCCGTCATGCGCGACGGCAGCATCGTCCAGATCGGCACCGCCGAGGACATCCTCGTCCGCCCCGCGAACGACTACGTCGCCTCCTTCACCAAGGACGTCGACCGGTCCCGGGTCCTCACCGCGTCCTCCGTCATGGACACGGAGCTGCGCGGCGACGAGGCCGACTGCGGCTGTGAGACCGCCAGACCCGACTCGTCGTTCGGCGAGCTGTGCGCCATCAGCGCGCGGCTGGCGCACCCCGTGGCGGTCGTCGACAAGAAGGGCAAGCTGCTCGGTGTCGTTCCCCGGCAGCGGCTCGTCGGCTTCCTCGGCGACGAACAGGGCGAACCCGTGCCCTGCGACACACCGCGCGACAAGACCGTGAAGGCGGTGAAGGCCGGTGCCTAG
- a CDS encoding ABC transporter permease/substrate binding protein — translation MPRIPFGDWVNDTVDWLLNHMAWLFDFLKTVFQGTYDVINDVLQAPEPLLLAGIFAVIAFWLRGTSAGVLAFVGFAFIDSLELWENAMVTLSLVLVATIIALVISVPVGIWAARSDRVSGIVRPVLDLMQTMPAMIYLIPAILFFGTGGPAGIVATLIFALAPGVRMTELGIRQVDKELVEAADAFGTTPRNILLRVQLPLALPTVMAGVNQVIMLGLSMAAIAGMVGTGGLGGDVNEAIGQLNVGLGAEAGIAIVILAIYLDRMTSALGTQVSPLGRRTAAKLRAAQGLQIWSYRPRPSVAVIGVVVLALVAGGMGIFGSSDTETTASDGGNVGQGKKVSIGYIPWDEGVASTFLWKEILEQRGFEVETKQFDAGPLYTSLAQGDIDFQTDSWLPTTHEQYWKKYGKQLDDLGSWYGPTSLELSVPAYMGIDSLEDLKGKAGEFDGKITGIESSAGMMGLLKTKVLKEYGLDKEYKVVDSSTPAMLAELKRAYAKKEPFVGTLWSPHWAYSEYKLTKLADPKGAWGKGDGVHTLSRKGFAQDNPVVAKWLKSFKMTEKQLTSLEADINKAGKGKQQDAVRTWLKSNPGVVDKLAPVEKSSSGTPAEAKRTVDVAWFPWDEDVAVTYLWKDVLARRGYKLNLKQMDVGPVYTGLATGDIDLNFDAWLPYAQANYWDKHKDNLRDLGTWYEPTSLEIAVPSYVKDVKSLADLKGKGDLFDGKIIGIEPGTGEMNLAKTKVLPGYGLDKEYEIVDGSTPAMLAELKRAYAKKEPVAVTLWSPHWAYSEYELTKLADPKKTFGEGNTIRTISSKKFPEQYPQLTKWIKNFKMSEDELGSLESEIKDRGQGQEEEAVSAWLKEHPDMVERMTPQ, via the coding sequence GTGCCTAGGATCCCCTTCGGCGACTGGGTCAACGACACGGTCGACTGGCTGCTCAACCACATGGCGTGGCTCTTCGACTTCCTGAAGACCGTCTTCCAGGGCACCTACGACGTCATCAACGACGTCCTGCAGGCGCCCGAACCCCTTCTCCTCGCGGGCATCTTCGCGGTCATCGCGTTCTGGCTGCGCGGCACGTCCGCCGGTGTCCTCGCCTTCGTGGGATTCGCCTTCATCGACTCCCTCGAACTGTGGGAGAACGCGATGGTGACCCTGTCGCTGGTCCTGGTGGCGACGATCATCGCGCTCGTCATATCCGTACCCGTCGGCATCTGGGCGGCCCGCTCGGACCGCGTCAGCGGCATCGTCCGCCCCGTGCTCGACCTCATGCAGACGATGCCCGCGATGATCTACCTCATCCCGGCCATCCTGTTCTTCGGCACCGGCGGACCCGCGGGCATCGTGGCCACCCTGATCTTCGCCCTGGCACCCGGCGTCCGTATGACGGAACTGGGCATCCGCCAGGTCGACAAGGAACTGGTCGAGGCCGCCGACGCGTTCGGCACCACCCCCCGCAACATCCTGCTGCGCGTCCAGCTGCCGCTGGCGCTGCCCACCGTCATGGCCGGTGTCAACCAGGTCATCATGCTGGGCCTGTCCATGGCCGCCATCGCCGGCATGGTCGGCACCGGCGGCCTCGGCGGTGACGTGAACGAGGCGATCGGCCAGCTCAACGTCGGCCTCGGCGCCGAGGCGGGCATAGCCATCGTCATCCTCGCCATCTACCTGGACCGCATGACCAGCGCCCTGGGCACCCAGGTCTCGCCGCTCGGCCGCCGCACCGCCGCCAAGCTGCGTGCCGCACAGGGCCTGCAGATCTGGTCCTACCGCCCCCGGCCCTCCGTGGCCGTCATCGGCGTCGTCGTGCTCGCGCTCGTCGCGGGCGGCATGGGCATCTTCGGCTCCAGCGACACCGAGACCACCGCGTCCGACGGCGGGAACGTCGGCCAGGGCAAGAAGGTCAGCATCGGCTACATCCCCTGGGACGAGGGCGTCGCCTCCACCTTCCTCTGGAAGGAGATCCTGGAGCAGCGCGGCTTCGAGGTCGAGACCAAGCAGTTCGACGCCGGCCCCCTCTACACCTCGCTCGCCCAGGGCGACATCGACTTCCAGACCGACTCCTGGCTGCCGACCACCCACGAGCAGTACTGGAAGAAGTACGGCAAGCAGCTCGACGACCTCGGCTCCTGGTACGGCCCGACGTCCCTGGAGCTGAGCGTGCCCGCCTACATGGGCATCGACTCCCTGGAGGACCTCAAGGGCAAGGCGGGCGAGTTCGACGGCAAGATCACCGGCATCGAGTCCAGCGCCGGAATGATGGGCCTCCTCAAGACCAAGGTCCTCAAGGAGTACGGGCTCGACAAGGAGTACAAGGTCGTCGACAGCTCCACGCCGGCGATGCTGGCCGAGCTGAAGCGCGCGTACGCCAAGAAGGAGCCGTTCGTCGGCACGCTCTGGTCGCCGCACTGGGCGTACAGCGAGTACAAGCTGACGAAGCTCGCGGACCCGAAGGGGGCCTGGGGCAAGGGCGACGGTGTGCACACGCTCTCCCGCAAGGGCTTCGCCCAGGACAACCCGGTCGTCGCCAAGTGGCTCAAGAGCTTCAAGATGACCGAGAAGCAGCTCACCAGCCTTGAGGCGGACATCAACAAGGCCGGCAAGGGCAAGCAGCAGGACGCCGTGCGCACCTGGCTGAAGAGCAACCCCGGTGTCGTCGACAAGCTGGCCCCGGTCGAGAAGTCCTCCTCCGGCACCCCGGCCGAGGCGAAGCGCACGGTCGACGTCGCCTGGTTCCCCTGGGACGAGGACGTCGCCGTCACCTACCTGTGGAAGGACGTCCTGGCCCGGCGCGGCTACAAGCTGAACCTGAAGCAGATGGACGTCGGCCCGGTCTACACCGGCCTGGCCACCGGCGACATCGACCTCAACTTCGACGCCTGGCTGCCGTACGCGCAGGCCAACTACTGGGACAAGCACAAGGACAACCTGCGGGACCTCGGCACCTGGTACGAACCGACCTCCCTGGAGATCGCGGTGCCTTCGTACGTGAAGGACGTCAAGTCCCTCGCCGACCTCAAGGGCAAGGGCGATCTCTTCGACGGGAAGATCATCGGCATCGAACCGGGCACCGGCGAGATGAACCTCGCCAAGACGAAGGTCCTGCCCGGCTACGGCCTGGACAAGGAGTACGAGATCGTCGACGGCTCCACGCCCGCGATGCTGGCCGAGCTGAAGCGCGCGTACGCCAAGAAGGAGCCCGTCGCCGTCACGCTCTGGTCGCCGCACTGGGCCTACAGCGAGTACGAGCTGACGAAGCTCGCGGACCCGAAGAAGACGTTCGGTGAGGGCAACACGATCCGGACCATCTCCAGCAAGAAGTTCCCGGAGCAGTACCCGCAGCTCACGAAGTGGATCAAGAACTTCAAGATGAGCGAGGACGAACTCGGCAGCCTGGAGAGCGAGATCAAGGACCGCGGCCAGGGCCAGGAGGAGGAGGCCGTCTCCGCGTGGCTGAAGGAGCACCCGGACATGGTGGAACGGATGACTCCGCAGTAA
- a CDS encoding helix-turn-helix domain-containing protein translates to MDENKETLRVGAAVRRRRRALELTLAVVAERSGLSVPFLSQVENERARPSMRSLQRVADALHTTCVELLAAADPARSVDVVRADDSEFTHEPRVRPLVRGHHQLHAMEFSGDHDAGREFQHRNDELMYVADGAVEVEAEGRAYRLGRGDTLHLTGGVRHRWRATDADTRVLIVAVADHIEAVEDDPRR, encoded by the coding sequence ATGGATGAAAACAAGGAAACCCTTCGAGTGGGCGCGGCCGTCAGGCGGCGGCGCCGGGCACTGGAGCTCACCCTCGCCGTCGTCGCCGAGCGCAGCGGTCTGTCGGTGCCGTTCCTGAGCCAGGTCGAGAACGAGCGGGCGCGGCCCAGCATGCGTTCCCTCCAACGGGTCGCCGACGCCCTGCACACCACGTGCGTCGAACTCCTCGCCGCCGCCGACCCGGCGCGCAGCGTCGACGTGGTGCGCGCGGACGACTCCGAGTTCACCCACGAGCCCCGAGTGCGCCCCCTGGTGCGCGGTCACCACCAGTTGCACGCCATGGAGTTCTCCGGCGACCACGACGCCGGCCGTGAATTCCAGCACCGCAACGACGAGTTGATGTACGTGGCCGACGGCGCCGTCGAGGTCGAGGCAGAGGGCCGCGCGTACCGACTGGGACGCGGCGACACACTGCACCTGACGGGCGGCGTACGGCACCGGTGGCGGGCGACCGACGCGGACACGCGCGTGCTCATCGTCGCGGTCGCGGACCACATCGAGGCCGTGGAGGACGATCCACGCCGATGA
- a CDS encoding helical backbone metal receptor, protein MRVVSLVPSLTEAVAVSVPGVLVGATDWCSHPADLDVVRVKGTKNPDVERIVGLAPDLVIANEEENREPDLAALRQAGLDVLVTEVRDVPGAFRELERVVRACGLRTRPRWLDEAQEAWLDPPRPERRLRAAVPIWRRPWMVLGRDTFAGDVLARLGVDNAYATHTERYPRVPVDELRAAGLDLVVLPDEPYRFTSDDGPEAFPGVPCALVGGRHLTWYGPSLAEAPQVLGEALRAAVR, encoded by the coding sequence ATGAGAGTGGTGTCACTCGTCCCGTCGCTCACCGAGGCCGTCGCCGTGTCCGTACCGGGTGTCCTGGTCGGGGCGACCGACTGGTGCAGTCATCCGGCCGACCTCGACGTCGTACGCGTCAAGGGCACGAAGAACCCGGACGTCGAGCGGATCGTCGGCCTCGCGCCCGATCTGGTGATCGCCAACGAGGAGGAGAACCGCGAGCCCGACCTGGCCGCCCTGAGGCAGGCGGGACTCGACGTGCTCGTCACCGAGGTACGGGACGTGCCGGGCGCCTTTCGGGAACTGGAGAGGGTGGTCCGCGCGTGCGGGCTGCGGACGCGGCCGCGATGGCTGGACGAGGCCCAGGAAGCCTGGCTGGACCCGCCCCGCCCGGAGAGGCGCCTGCGCGCCGCCGTACCGATCTGGCGGCGGCCCTGGATGGTGCTCGGGCGGGACACCTTCGCCGGGGACGTGCTGGCGCGGCTCGGCGTCGACAACGCGTACGCGACGCACACCGAACGCTATCCGCGTGTCCCGGTCGACGAACTGCGCGCCGCCGGTCTCGACCTGGTCGTGCTGCCCGACGAGCCGTACCGCTTCACGAGCGACGACGGCCCCGAGGCGTTCCCCGGTGTGCCCTGCGCACTGGTCGGAGGGCGCCATCTCACGTGGTACGGACCGTCGTTGGCGGAAGCTCCACAGGTGCTCGGCGAGGCGCTGCGAGCAGCCGTCCGCTGA
- a CDS encoding TDT family transporter has protein sequence MGTAIVATAGAGLPVDIPGLRTICTAVWALALTLLVALLTARAAHWTHHRDQARAHLLDPSMAPFYGCLSMALLAVGGGALVVGRDWIGTRAAVALDAVLFSTGTLIGLVAAVAVPYLMVVRHRLDPSQATPVWLLPLVAPMVSAALGPLLVPHLPADQARETLLLACFAMFGLSLLATLVMLPMIFARLVTGGPLPLALTPTLFLVLGPLGQSTTAVDKFAVAAPGVVPAPYDQGFGILPVLYGVPVMGFALLWLALAGALVLRARSRGMVFGMTWWAFTFPVGTCVTGAEGLARHTGLVVYDGLTVALYALLLAAWAVAAVHTVRGLVSGRLLAAPRRAPVELPPTTVRTT, from the coding sequence ATGGGCACGGCAATCGTGGCCACGGCAGGTGCCGGCCTCCCCGTGGACATCCCGGGCCTGCGCACGATCTGCACCGCGGTCTGGGCACTCGCGCTGACCCTGCTCGTCGCCCTCCTCACCGCCCGGGCGGCCCATTGGACGCACCACAGGGACCAGGCCCGCGCCCACCTCCTGGACCCGTCGATGGCCCCCTTCTACGGCTGTCTCTCCATGGCCCTGCTGGCCGTGGGCGGCGGGGCCCTGGTGGTCGGGCGGGACTGGATCGGCACACGGGCGGCGGTCGCCCTGGACGCCGTGCTCTTCTCCACGGGCACCCTGATCGGTCTGGTGGCGGCGGTGGCGGTCCCGTACCTGATGGTCGTGCGCCACCGCCTGGACCCGTCCCAGGCCACCCCGGTATGGCTGCTCCCCCTCGTCGCGCCCATGGTCTCCGCGGCGCTCGGCCCTCTGCTCGTACCGCATCTCCCGGCCGACCAGGCCCGCGAGACCCTGTTGCTCGCCTGCTTCGCGATGTTCGGTCTCAGTCTGCTGGCCACGCTCGTGATGCTGCCGATGATCTTCGCCCGCCTCGTCACGGGCGGCCCGCTGCCGCTCGCGCTCACCCCGACCCTGTTCCTGGTCCTGGGTCCGCTGGGGCAGTCCACGACGGCCGTCGACAAGTTCGCCGTCGCCGCCCCGGGTGTGGTGCCCGCCCCGTACGACCAGGGCTTCGGGATCCTGCCGGTGCTCTACGGCGTCCCGGTGATGGGTTTCGCGCTGCTCTGGCTGGCACTGGCCGGCGCCCTGGTGCTGCGGGCCCGCAGCCGGGGCATGGTCTTCGGCATGACCTGGTGGGCGTTCACCTTCCCGGTCGGTACGTGTGTGACGGGCGCCGAGGGGCTCGCCCGGCACACCGGGCTCGTCGTCTACGACGGGCTCACGGTCGCCCTGTACGCCCTGCTCCTCGCGGCCTGGGCGGTGGCCGCCGTCCACACGGTTCGCGGCCTGGTCAGCGGACGGCTGCTCGCAGCGCCTCGCCGAGCACCTGTGGAGCTTCCGCCAACGACGGTCCGTACCACGTGA
- a CDS encoding LysR family transcriptional regulator, translating to MSRDDGTGDQGVRGTASMAGGGLSHRVPDLGALELLLAVARLGSLGRAAREVGITQPAASSRIRSMERQLGVALVDRSPTGSRLTDAGALVTDWARRVVEAAEAFDAGAQALRDRRDSRLRVAASMTIAEYLLPGWLLALRAQRPDTAVSLIAGNSTVVAERVLSGEADLGFVEGVSVASGLDSVVIAHDRLIVVTAPGHPWARRRRALDAGELAGAPLILREEGSGTRQVLDAALGGLARPLIELSSTTAVKASAASGAGPAVLSELALGEELSARRLVEIPVEGVRLSRDLRAVWPVGHRPTGPARDLLALTRG from the coding sequence ATGAGTCGGGATGACGGGACGGGTGACCAGGGAGTTCGCGGGACGGCGTCCATGGCGGGGGGTGGGCTGTCGCACCGGGTCCCCGATCTGGGTGCGCTGGAGCTGCTGCTCGCCGTGGCGCGGCTCGGGAGTCTGGGGCGGGCCGCCCGGGAGGTCGGGATCACGCAGCCGGCCGCCAGCAGTCGGATCCGGTCCATGGAACGGCAACTGGGGGTCGCCCTCGTCGACCGGTCGCCCACGGGGTCGCGGCTCACCGACGCGGGGGCACTGGTGACCGACTGGGCCCGGCGCGTCGTGGAGGCGGCGGAGGCCTTCGACGCGGGCGCGCAGGCGTTGCGGGACCGGCGGGACTCCCGGCTGCGGGTCGCGGCGAGCATGACGATCGCCGAGTATCTGCTGCCCGGGTGGTTGCTCGCGCTGCGCGCGCAGCGGCCGGACACCGCGGTGTCGCTGATCGCCGGGAACTCGACGGTCGTGGCCGAGCGGGTGCTCTCCGGCGAGGCGGACCTCGGGTTCGTGGAGGGGGTGTCCGTGGCGAGCGGGCTGGACTCCGTGGTCATCGCTCACGACCGGCTGATCGTGGTGACCGCGCCCGGGCATCCGTGGGCGCGGAGGCGGCGGGCGCTCGACGCGGGGGAGCTGGCGGGGGCGCCGTTGATTCTGCGGGAGGAGGGGTCGGGGACGCGGCAGGTGCTGGATGCGGCGCTCGGCGGGCTGGCCCGCCCTCTGATCGAGCTGTCCTCCACGACGGCGGTGAAGGCGTCCGCGGCTTCGGGGGCGGGGCCGGCGGTTCTCAGCGAACTGGCGTTGGGGGAGGAACTGTCCGCTCGTCGGCTTGTCGAGATTCCTGTGGAGGGGGTTCGGCTGAGTCGGGACTTGCGCGCTGTCTGGCCTGTGGGGCATCGGCCGACCGGGCCTGCGCGGGATCTGTTGGCGTTGACTCGGGGGTAG